A stretch of DNA from Shewanella sediminis HAW-EB3:
CCGACTGCACGGCAGCCGCGGTAACTTCACGCCCGGCTCCGGGACCTCTGATGATAAGAGGGTTATCCTGATAGAAGGCACTGCGGATCACGAAGACATTATCGCCCGGTGTCAGGTTAGCGTAGGCATGCTCTCTATCGACCCATTGAATGCCAACTGCCGCCTTTAACTGTCCCTCGATCACATCCAGCCCGGCAACATAACGAAGCACCTTATCCTGCTCCGCCGCTGCCTGAAACTGCTGTAGCATCTCACCATCGAGCTCAGTAATACGTCCGAGGAACTGCTCCAGAGGAATATCGGCTAATGCCGATGGCACTAAGGAGTTAAGCTCAATATCTTCAAGCTCTATCTCATGGCCAATTTCACGGGCCAGTATTAACAACTTACGTTGCATATCGCGGCCGGAAAGGTCATCCCGGGGATCGGGTTCGGTAATACCTAAGCCTTTAGCTTCCAGGACTAACTCTGAGAAGGGCTTATTGGCATCATAATTTTCAAACAACCAACAGAGGGTTCCGGAAAAGATGCCACCAACAGCCTCGATACTATCGCCGCTGTTGTGTAGATCATTCAGTGCGTGCTGCACAGGTAATCCCGCACCACAGCTGGCGTTATAGCGCCAAAATAGCCTGCGGTTTCCAAGTTGCTGCTTCAGCTCACGATAGAAAGCCAATGGACCGGAACCTGCTAACTTATTCGCACTGACCACATGAATACCACGGGCAAAAAATTCAGGATACTGCAGCGTCAGCTCGGCACTCGCGCTGATATCCAGTGCGATAATTTCATCGCAATCCAGTGCTTGGAGCTGTTCAAACAGGTGATCATACAACCATGGGGTCGCTTGCTGTTCAAACTCTTGTTTCCAGGAGCTTAAACCTATCCCCTCCTCTTTCAACAGGGCTTTCTTTGAACTCAATAAGCCGACCAGTTCGACACAGGCTTCCAACTCTTTATTCAGGGATGTACGTGCGCGCGTAAATAGATCGACCCAGGCCTCTCCGATATTCCCAACACCGAGCAATAGCACCCCAATACGTTTACGTGGACCGGCACAGCGCCTATGTACTTTCTGAGTAAGTAAGTTGACATTGGCACAGGGAACTAAGGTGACCAGACTCAAGCCGTCATTGAATAACGGCCTGGCATCACGACTCAGCAGCCGGGCAAAGCCACGACGATAGAGCTCGGCATCGGCGCTGACTAAGGCGACCAGGCCAAGATTCTCACGTAGAAGCAGATCCGATACCCCCGGGACTTCAGATTCGAGGATAGCTCGCACCTGCTGCTGATTCTCATGGGTGAAGGCCAACTCAACCCGGCCATGGGCAAGCTGCCAATGAGCCAAGGGGTTTAGCCCAGACGCTGCCAATAATTCGGCTAAGTTGGAGATCTCGGTGGTGATTCTGAAGTTAAATAGCGACACACTGGCCAGATTGGTCACCACCGGCGCACTGGCCGAAGAACTCCT
This window harbors:
- a CDS encoding bifunctional aspartate kinase/homoserine dehydrogenase II, with the protein product MARCHLHKFGGSSLADADCYRRVAHILLTHGNSDDLVVVSAAGKSTNFLYKLLELKDTAQLWQEELQVLISFQQNLIEQLLSNEQATSLRERLSIDKYQLISLFSQDELKEYERSEVVSFGERWSARLLAALLRESGVAASDVDARTLLLADEGGVPQIMLVESRQRVRQVLNDHPNERLIITGFICANSRGETLLLGRNGSDYSATLIASLAAIERVTIWTDVEGVFNADPNKINDAKLLKSLSLDEANRLAHLGSPVLHNRSLQPLFDTEVSLAVRSSYASHTDFTLIAPRSSSASAPVVTNLASVSLFNFRITTEISNLAELLAASGLNPLAHWQLAHGRVELAFTHENQQQVRAILESEVPGVSDLLLRENLGLVALVSADAELYRRGFARLLSRDARPLFNDGLSLVTLVPCANVNLLTQKVHRRCAGPRKRIGVLLLGVGNIGEAWVDLFTRARTSLNKELEACVELVGLLSSKKALLKEEGIGLSSWKQEFEQQATPWLYDHLFEQLQALDCDEIIALDISASAELTLQYPEFFARGIHVVSANKLAGSGPLAFYRELKQQLGNRRLFWRYNASCGAGLPVQHALNDLHNSGDSIEAVGGIFSGTLCWLFENYDANKPFSELVLEAKGLGITEPDPRDDLSGRDMQRKLLILAREIGHEIELEDIELNSLVPSALADIPLEQFLGRITELDGEMLQQFQAAAEQDKVLRYVAGLDVIEGQLKAAVGIQWVDREHAYANLTPGDNVFVIRSAFYQDNPLIIRGPGAGREVTAAAVQSDLAQICRDLLQE